One window from the genome of [Clostridium] celerecrescens 18A encodes:
- the cysK gene encoding cysteine synthase A, which yields MENIKKSASELIGHTPLVEFSNYGKKHHVTAAILAKLEYFNPAGSVKDRAALYMIQDAETSGILKPGATIIEPTSGNTGIGIASIAAMRGYKAILTMPETMSVERRNLLKAYGAEIVLTEGSKGMSGAIAKAKELQTEITGSIILGQFDNPSNSRAHYETTGPEIWEDTDGTIDVLIAGVGTGGTITGAGEYLKSKNPEIKVIAVEPAASPVLSGGNPGPHGIQGIGAGFIPLILNTDVYDEIIPVENGDAYETGKEIAQTEGILVGISSSAAVWAAREVAKRPEYAGKRIVVILPDTGDRYLSTPLFT from the coding sequence ATGGAAAATATCAAGAAAAGTGCATCAGAACTGATCGGCCATACACCCCTGGTAGAATTCTCCAATTATGGAAAAAAGCACCATGTGACGGCTGCCATTCTAGCAAAGCTGGAATATTTTAATCCGGCAGGAAGTGTTAAGGACCGGGCGGCTCTCTATATGATTCAGGATGCAGAAACGTCCGGCATCTTAAAGCCTGGTGCCACGATCATAGAACCGACTTCCGGCAATACGGGCATCGGTATTGCGAGCATAGCTGCTATGAGAGGATATAAAGCGATTCTTACCATGCCGGAGACCATGAGCGTGGAACGGCGTAATCTTTTAAAGGCCTATGGCGCGGAAATTGTATTGACAGAAGGATCAAAGGGGATGTCTGGCGCCATTGCAAAGGCGAAGGAACTGCAAACAGAAATAACCGGTTCCATTATTCTGGGACAGTTTGATAATCCGTCCAATTCCAGGGCTCATTACGAAACAACCGGCCCGGAAATATGGGAAGATACCGATGGAACGATCGATGTTCTTATCGCTGGTGTGGGAACCGGAGGTACCATTACCGGAGCAGGAGAATATTTAAAAAGCAAAAATCCTGAGATAAAGGTGATAGCAGTAGAACCTGCCGCCTCGCCGGTTCTTTCCGGCGGAAATCCTGGACCTCATGGAATTCAGGGAATCGGAGCCGGATTTATCCCTTTGATCTTAAATACTGATGTTTACGATGAAATCATACCGGTGGAAAATGGAGATGCATACGAGACGGGAAAGGAAATCGCGCAAACAGAAGGGATTTTAGTGGGAATTTCCTCCTCTGCAGCCGTATGGGCAGCCAGAGAAGTTGCGAAACGTCCGGAATATGCGGGAAAAAGGATTGTTGTAATTCTTCCCGATACTGGGGACAGATACTTATCCACACCTTTGTTTACCTGA
- a CDS encoding YihY/virulence factor BrkB family protein — MIRFLLRCKQIYDKYSRDEMTVYAAQASFFTIIAAFPFMMLLLALIQLIPSITKANLLQLMITIIPSTLEMNSLIVSVIDDLYTNSPVAVLSATAVAAIWSASKGMLSIERGLNRVFGQEKKRNYIVTRIICVGYTIIFMIICLLTLVLLVLGGTIQSFMNHHFPLLAEITQYVLTFRTMLVFMLTICFAVLYTYVPEKKQHFLSQLPGAAFCTLGWIASSFAFSIYFNNFGNYSVMYGSLTAIVLLMLWIYACICILFYGAEINYYYSLNWKEHMRS; from the coding sequence ATGATTCGATTCTTATTGCGCTGTAAACAAATCTATGACAAATACAGCAGGGATGAAATGACTGTATATGCAGCCCAGGCCTCCTTCTTCACCATTATAGCAGCATTTCCCTTTATGATGCTTTTACTGGCTTTGATACAGCTCATCCCATCCATTACGAAAGCCAATTTGCTCCAGCTTATGATTACGATCATCCCAAGTACACTGGAAATGAACAGCTTAATCGTATCTGTTATCGATGACCTTTATACGAATTCTCCGGTAGCTGTCCTTTCCGCTACCGCAGTGGCTGCCATTTGGTCTGCTTCCAAGGGGATGCTCAGCATTGAACGGGGCCTTAACCGGGTATTTGGCCAGGAGAAAAAGCGAAACTATATCGTGACCAGGATCATCTGCGTCGGCTATACCATCATTTTTATGATTATCTGTCTCCTGACCCTTGTTCTGTTGGTCCTTGGAGGTACCATTCAGAGCTTTATGAACCACCACTTTCCGCTGCTGGCCGAGATCACCCAGTATGTTCTTACATTTCGTACCATGCTCGTTTTCATGCTGACGATCTGCTTTGCTGTCCTTTATACTTATGTTCCGGAAAAAAAGCAGCATTTTTTAAGCCAACTGCCCGGAGCAGCATTTTGTACCTTGGGATGGATCGCTTCTTCTTTTGCGTTTTCCATTTATTTTAATAATTTCGGCAATTACTCGGTCATGTACGGAAGCCTTACAGCCATTGTGCTGTTAATGCTGTGGATTTATGCCTGTATCTGCATCCTGTTTTATGGTGCTGAAATCAATTACTATTATTCTTTAAATTGGAAGGAGCATATGCGCTCTTAA
- a CDS encoding SPL family radical SAM protein, with protein MENIPAKTIVTRTKGSQWFGIDYNMNIYKGCCHGCIYCDSRSDCYRIDNFDSVRVKEDALRIIRDDLRRKVKTGIVGTGAMSDPYNPFEQELELTRHALELIDVYGFGAAVATKSALLKRDIDILKGIMEHSPVLCKVTVTTTDDDLAKKIEPHVSSPSERLALVEALRKNGIFTGILLMPVLPFLEDNEDNILSIVKAAHEAGASFIYPAFGVTLRNNQREWYFDRLKELFPQQDLVSEYIRRYGNSYQCTSPGARKLWQVFSRECERNGILYRMKDIIHGYKKNYEVTQLSLFD; from the coding sequence ATGGAGAATATTCCTGCAAAGACCATAGTGACCAGAACAAAAGGCTCTCAGTGGTTCGGTATTGACTATAATATGAATATCTATAAAGGGTGCTGCCATGGCTGCATTTATTGTGACAGCCGTTCAGACTGTTACCGGATCGATAATTTTGATTCGGTGCGTGTCAAGGAAGATGCCCTTCGGATCATCCGGGATGATTTAAGGCGTAAGGTGAAAACCGGCATTGTTGGGACAGGAGCTATGAGTGACCCCTACAATCCTTTTGAACAGGAGCTTGAATTAACGCGGCACGCCCTTGAGCTTATTGATGTATACGGCTTTGGGGCAGCAGTGGCTACAAAAAGTGCCCTTCTTAAGCGGGACATTGATATTTTAAAAGGAATCATGGAGCATTCCCCTGTCCTGTGTAAGGTAACGGTCACCACCACAGATGACGATCTGGCAAAAAAAATCGAACCACATGTATCCAGTCCCTCGGAGCGCCTGGCTTTGGTTGAGGCATTAAGGAAGAACGGAATATTTACGGGAATCTTATTGATGCCGGTTCTTCCGTTTCTGGAGGATAACGAGGATAATATCCTTTCGATCGTAAAAGCCGCCCATGAAGCCGGAGCCAGCTTCATTTATCCGGCTTTTGGTGTGACTTTACGCAATAATCAAAGAGAATGGTATTTTGACCGCCTAAAAGAGCTGTTCCCCCAACAGGATTTGGTGTCGGAATATATCAGGCGGTATGGCAACAGTTATCAATGTACAAGCCCGGGAGCCAGAAAGTTATGGCAGGTATTTTCCCGTGAGTGCGAGCGGAATGGCATATTATACCGGATGAAAGACATCATTCATGGGTATAAAAAGAATTACGAAGTGACCCAGTTAAGTCTTTTTGATTAG
- a CDS encoding carboxypeptidase M32, with protein MSKSYEVLSSLLEKTMALQTSLVLFEWDNETLAPEGAGSYTSRVIGALSEEYYRVMTGEDMGKTIADCEEDKSLSDVERAIVKGAKEAREELVCIPSNEYRENAQLIAEAARIWSKAKKEEDFDSFAPTLEKVIGFKKKFASYRKKEGQKLYDVILDEFEKGFNMELLDEFFSRLKEEIVPLLKEIKENGKAIDDSFLSGGYPEEKQREMAHYLAEYVGFDFTKGVLAESAHPFTTNLHNHDVRITTSYREKMDNAMFSVIHEAGHGIYELGISDEITQTPVGQGTSMGMHESQSRFFENIIGRSQAFWTPLYGKLQELYPEQLKEISIEQFMDAVNKVEPSFIRTEADELTYNLHIMIRYEIEKMIMEEDVDLKKLPEIWADKYEEYLGVRPENPSEGILQDIHWSQGLIGYFPSYALGNAFGAQLYYHMRKEMDFDELLVSGKLDVIRDYLREHIHKFGKLKTSREILKDTTGEDFTPDYFIQYLKEKYYSLYELS; from the coding sequence ATGAGCAAATCTTATGAGGTTTTGTCCTCTTTATTGGAAAAGACTATGGCACTTCAAACTTCCCTCGTTCTATTTGAATGGGATAATGAAACTCTTGCACCGGAAGGTGCCGGTTCCTACACTTCAAGGGTGATCGGTGCGCTCTCTGAGGAATATTACAGGGTTATGACAGGGGAAGACATGGGGAAAACCATTGCTGACTGCGAGGAAGATAAAAGTCTGTCCGATGTGGAACGGGCCATTGTCAAGGGAGCGAAGGAGGCCAGAGAAGAACTGGTATGTATTCCGTCAAATGAGTACCGGGAAAATGCCCAGCTCATCGCCGAGGCAGCCCGAATCTGGTCAAAGGCAAAAAAAGAGGAAGATTTTGATTCCTTTGCGCCGACACTTGAAAAAGTAATCGGATTTAAAAAGAAGTTTGCCTCTTACCGGAAGAAAGAAGGCCAGAAGCTTTATGATGTCATATTGGATGAGTTTGAAAAAGGATTTAATATGGAGCTTTTGGATGAGTTTTTCAGCCGGCTTAAAGAAGAAATAGTTCCCCTGTTAAAAGAGATCAAGGAGAATGGAAAAGCCATTGACGATTCTTTTTTATCAGGCGGGTATCCTGAGGAAAAACAAAGAGAAATGGCACACTATCTCGCTGAATATGTTGGCTTTGACTTTACAAAGGGCGTGCTTGCAGAAAGCGCCCATCCGTTTACGACAAATCTCCATAATCACGATGTGAGAATTACTACCAGTTATCGGGAGAAGATGGATAACGCCATGTTCTCTGTGATCCATGAAGCCGGTCATGGAATTTATGAACTTGGAATCAGTGACGAGATCACACAGACACCAGTAGGGCAGGGAACTTCCATGGGAATGCATGAATCCCAGTCCCGGTTTTTTGAGAATATCATCGGCCGCAGCCAGGCTTTCTGGACTCCTCTTTATGGAAAGCTTCAGGAACTCTATCCTGAACAATTAAAGGAAATCTCCATTGAGCAGTTTATGGATGCAGTTAATAAGGTGGAGCCAAGCTTTATCCGGACCGAGGCCGACGAACTTACCTATAATCTTCATATCATGATCCGTTATGAAATTGAGAAAATGATCATGGAAGAAGACGTGGACTTAAAGAAGCTTCCGGAAATCTGGGCAGATAAATATGAAGAATATCTTGGAGTACGCCCGGAAAATCCATCAGAGGGGATCCTGCAGGATATCCACTGGTCTCAGGGGCTGATCGGTTATTTCCCGTCTTATGCCCTGGGAAATGCTTTTGGAGCGCAGTTATATTATCATATGAGAAAAGAAATGGATTTTGACGAGCTTCTTGTAAGTGGAAAGCTTGATGTTATTAGAGATTATTTAAGAGAACATATCCACAAGTTTGGTAAGCTGAAAACCAGCCGTGAGATATTAAAAGATACTACTGGAGAAGATTTTACCCCGGATTATTTCATTCAGTACCTGAAAGAAAAGTATTACAGCCTGTATGAGCTGTCATAA
- a CDS encoding LysR family transcriptional regulator gives MNPINSKQLYYFTTIAETGGFTAAAKKLGLSQPPLSKQILLLEEELGVKLFERGSRKTELTEAGAFLYSRAKDILSMMDSIVEELDHFPTASKGILKLGTISSSGNLLRDFLKIYCCTHPKVRFEVTEGNTYELLEKMKNGIVECAIIRTPFNAEGFECMYGKDEPLIAVGNPSFFSGVPKNKIRLTDLSGKPLIYYRRFDSIISLAFQNSGIMPNVFCRNDDARTCLQWASIGLGIALVPESISKIGEHKDLVFREIDSADTVTRMAAVYKKNGYVSNIAKEFVSYFGELMSLS, from the coding sequence ATGAATCCAATTAATTCAAAGCAGCTTTATTATTTTACCACAATTGCAGAAACCGGAGGCTTTACAGCAGCAGCAAAAAAGCTGGGGTTATCCCAGCCGCCTCTAAGTAAGCAGATCCTTTTGCTGGAAGAAGAGCTTGGAGTAAAGCTTTTTGAACGTGGCTCCAGGAAAACAGAACTGACGGAAGCAGGTGCTTTTCTCTATTCCAGAGCCAAAGACATCCTGTCCATGATGGACTCCATTGTGGAAGAACTCGATCATTTTCCAACTGCTTCCAAAGGAATTTTAAAGCTGGGAACTATCTCTTCTTCCGGCAATCTGCTTCGCGATTTTTTAAAGATATACTGCTGCACCCATCCAAAGGTCCGGTTTGAGGTCACAGAAGGAAATACCTACGAGCTTCTGGAAAAGATGAAAAACGGGATTGTGGAATGCGCGATTATCAGGACACCTTTTAATGCAGAGGGCTTTGAATGCATGTACGGAAAAGACGAGCCATTAATAGCGGTTGGAAACCCGTCCTTTTTTTCAGGCGTCCCTAAGAATAAAATCAGGCTGACAGACCTTTCCGGCAAGCCCTTGATCTATTACCGCCGGTTTGATTCCATCATCTCCCTGGCCTTCCAAAACAGCGGTATCATGCCCAATGTTTTTTGCCGCAATGATGATGCCAGAACCTGTCTCCAATGGGCAAGTATCGGACTTGGAATCGCTCTGGTGCCTGAATCCATCAGCAAAATAGGAGAACACAAGGACCTCGTATTCAGGGAGATCGACTCTGCGGATACTGTTACCAGAATGGCAGCCGTGTATAAAAAAAATGGCTATGTTTCAAACATAGCCAAAGAATTTGTTTCCTATTTCGGAGAACTGATGTCCCTTTCCTAA